The following are encoded together in the Vanrija pseudolonga chromosome 7, complete sequence genome:
- the CTHT_0041970.1 gene encoding Protein-lysine N-methyltransferase EFM3, with amino-acid sequence MPAAAAALETLRRQYFALVPPYLLRVPAPAELASADAQQFLVSRVLESDLPPPEAGYQRTFWRRVLPVLEEGAVDERIYEAVAQLMAAPSNAAAPPASHKTFIYDLAGQERAVTLLEEQVVVQAGTTGLRTWTAALFLAHYLLAGNLGPVPAAIELGAGTGFLAAVLAQLGADVIATDLGDEEGEEEGEGQRRTPLGRLTANLALNNLPSPARAAALDWADAALSPEDRPPIWAEALAPVNGARRTVVAADVIYDPDLVPLLAGAIDLLISPAGEVPPPVAIIAATVRNEDTFALFLAECEKRHLSTQLLDLASIDDAPTFWDTALDRGTRVQVVRISKQ; translated from the exons atgccggcggcagcagcagcgctcgAAACCCTCCGAAGACAGTACTTTGCCCTCGTGCCGCCGTACCTCCTGCgcgtgcccgcgccggccgagctggcgagcGCAGACGCACAGCAGTTCCTCGTgtcgcgcgtgctcgagagCGACCTGCCGCCCCCGGAGGCGGGGTACCAGCGCACCTTTTGGCGGCGGGTGCTGCCGGTGCTAGAGGAGGGC gcggtcgacgagcgcatcTACGAGGCTGTCGCGCAGCTCATGGCGGCGCCTTCGAacgccgctgccccgccAGCATCGCACAAGACCTTCATCTACGACCTTGCGGGCCAAGAGCGCGCAGTCACCCTGCTAGAGGAGCAGGTCGTAGTGCAGGCCGGCACGACAGGCCTGCGAAcatggacggcggcgctgttcCTCGCGCATTATTTGCTGGCTGGCAACTTGGGCCCAGTGCCTGCCGCgatcgagctcggcgccggcacgggGTTTCTGGCCGCTGTGCTGGCGCAGCTGGGGGCTGACGTGATCGCTACGGACTTGGGCgatgaggagggggaggaggaaggcgaggggCAGCGAAGGACACCGTTGGGCCGGCTGACGGCCAACCTGGCGCTCA ACAACCTCCCCTctcctgcgcgcgccgccgcgctcgactgggccgacgcggcgctgtcGCCCGAGGACAGACCGCCTATctgggccgaggcgctcgcgcccgtcaATGGAGCGCGGCGGACGGTCGTGGCAGCCGATGTG ATCTACGACCCCGACCTCGTGCCGCTCCTTGCTGGGGCTATCGACTTGCTGATATCCCCTGCGGGTGAAGTACCACCGCCCGTGGCTATCATCGCTGCTACTGTGCGCAACGAGGACACGTTTgcgctcttcctcgccgagtGTG AAAAACGCCACCTGTCTacgcagctgctcgacctcgcgtccattgacgacgcgccgacATTCTGGGACACAGCGCTGGATCGTGGGACGCGCGTCCAGGTCGTGCGGATATCCAAGCAATAG